The Dyadobacter subterraneus genome window below encodes:
- a CDS encoding YqgE/AlgH family protein — MAMTENLSKGSLLIAKPYLGDPNFERGVILLCEYNGQGSFGFVLNQVTDLYLGDVLDDTIYQDIPLHLGGPVEKNTLHFIHRKPDLISGGAEIMPNVFWGGDFDQVKTLLNINSLKADDVRFFIGYSGWSGGQIEDELSQNSWIITQTTSDFLFTTPPANFWREILKNMGGEYRSIAHYPIDPNLN; from the coding sequence ATGGCCATGACAGAAAATCTATCTAAAGGTTCCCTATTGATTGCCAAGCCCTATTTGGGAGATCCAAATTTTGAGCGTGGCGTTATTCTGTTATGTGAATACAACGGACAAGGAAGTTTTGGTTTTGTACTTAACCAGGTGACAGACTTGTACTTGGGAGATGTGCTGGATGATACTATTTATCAGGATATTCCTTTGCATTTAGGCGGGCCGGTTGAAAAGAATACGCTTCATTTTATCCACCGCAAACCGGATTTAATTTCCGGAGGAGCCGAAATTATGCCCAATGTTTTTTGGGGCGGCGATTTCGATCAGGTGAAAACGCTGTTAAATATTAATTCTTTGAAGGCGGATGATGTCCGGTTTTTTATCGGTTATTCAGGATGGAGTGGGGGACAAATTGAAGACGAGCTTTCTCAGAATTCCTGGATTATCACCCAAACGACTTCTGATTTTCTGTTTACGACGCCTCCGGCAAATTTCTGGCGTGAAATTCTCAAAAATATGGGCGGAGAATACCGTTCGATTGCACATTATCCCATTGACCCTAATCTAAATTAA
- a CDS encoding metallophosphoesterase codes for MNRTLFFILFTVVLFGMDWYVWQALRFVIRNLSQPTQRWITLAYWGFTSLTLFAYVVMQFLPADFFNRITRTFIIAGIAIPYLSKLLVVFFLLIDDVRRLLQWIVSYFIPSVAPVAPVNPANSVERGIPRSQFLETTALVAGTALMGTFVFGILSGAHDYRIRRVKVVLKNLPKAFHGMKIAQLSDIHSGSFFNKTAVKGGVEMLLREKPDIAFFTGDLVNDRAVEVKDYINIFEKVKAPLGVHSTLGNHDYGDYYQWGSQQEKNQNLANLKKAHELLGWNLMLDENRAIRVDNEEIGLIGIQNWGAGNFAKYGNLEKAYQGAEDYPVKILLSHDPSHWRAQVLPKYNDIDLAFAGHTHGMQFGVEVAGIKWSPVQYRYKEWAGLYTENNQHLYVNRGFGYLGYPGRVGILPEITTIELVRG; via the coding sequence ATGAACCGTACTCTTTTTTTTATATTATTTACAGTCGTACTATTTGGTATGGACTGGTATGTCTGGCAGGCTTTACGTTTTGTAATCCGGAATCTTTCCCAGCCGACACAAAGATGGATTACTCTCGCTTACTGGGGATTTACGTCTTTAACTTTATTTGCATATGTGGTCATGCAGTTTCTTCCTGCTGATTTTTTCAACCGAATTACCAGAACTTTTATCATCGCAGGAATCGCGATTCCTTATCTTTCCAAATTACTGGTTGTTTTCTTTTTGTTGATAGATGATGTCCGCCGCTTGCTTCAATGGATTGTCAGTTATTTTATTCCATCGGTTGCGCCAGTTGCTCCCGTAAATCCGGCAAATTCTGTTGAGCGAGGTATTCCGCGTTCACAATTTTTGGAAACTACTGCTTTGGTTGCAGGAACTGCCTTAATGGGCACTTTTGTATTCGGGATTTTATCAGGGGCGCATGATTACCGGATTCGCCGGGTAAAAGTGGTGCTGAAAAATCTTCCAAAAGCATTTCACGGAATGAAAATTGCGCAGCTTTCTGACATTCACTCAGGTAGTTTTTTCAATAAAACCGCAGTAAAAGGTGGTGTGGAGATGTTGTTGAGAGAAAAGCCGGACATTGCATTTTTTACAGGCGATTTAGTCAATGACCGCGCCGTTGAAGTAAAAGATTACATCAACATTTTTGAAAAAGTAAAAGCTCCACTTGGTGTGCACTCAACGTTAGGTAATCATGACTATGGCGATTACTATCAATGGGGATCTCAGCAGGAAAAAAATCAGAATCTTGCAAATCTTAAAAAGGCGCATGAATTGTTGGGCTGGAATCTGATGCTTGATGAAAACCGGGCGATTCGTGTGGATAATGAAGAAATCGGATTAATTGGAATCCAGAACTGGGGTGCCGGAAATTTTGCCAAATATGGTAATCTTGAAAAAGCTTATCAGGGAGCAGAAGATTATCCGGTAAAAATATTACTTTCCCATGATCCAAGTCATTGGCGTGCACAGGTACTTCCAAAATATAACGATATCGATTTAGCATTTGCTGGTCACACACATGGTATGCAGTTTGGTGTTGAAGTGGCAGGAATTAAATGGAGTCCTGTTCAATATCGTTACAAGGAGTGGGCAGGTTTGTATACCGAAAATAATCAGCATTTATATGTTAACCGTGGATTTGGCTACCTGGGGTATCCGGGACGTGTTGGTATTTTGCCCGAAATTACGACCATTGAGTTGGTAAGAGGCTAA